The Zerene cesonia ecotype Mississippi chromosome 4, Zerene_cesonia_1.1, whole genome shotgun sequence sequence GTGGCCGCTTGGCAAAGACGCGCCCGCAGTTACCGCCGCCGCGATCGACCACTACCGACTCCAACTCTACAATTATGCAGTCGCTGAACGACTCCGATTGTATCCACCATCAGTAGCCCCGTGCTATGGACCATATGGACCTAGATTGGCATTATCCATGTCGCTACTACAACAACGCGCTCTACAACCTGAGGAACCAAAACCGCAGCACAGTTACATCGGACTTATTGCTATGGCAATATTGAGCTCGCCGGATCATAAACTTGTTTTATCTGACATTTATCAGCACATTCTAGATAACTATCCGTACTTCCGCTCCCGGGGACCGGGATGGAGGAACTCGATTCGACATAACTTATCACTAAATGACTGCTTTGTGAAAGCTGGACGATCTGCGAATGGCAAGGGCCACTATTGGGCAATTCATCCGGCTAACATAGAAGACTTTAGGAAGGGTGACTTTCGGCGGCGCAAAGCACAGCGTAAAGTTCGGAAACACATGGGTTTAGCGGTTGATGATGACGGAGAAGATTCTCCGTCGCCGCCACCACAATCGCCTCCACCGACGGCATTGCCTTTACCGTTTTGGGGAGGCGGGAGAGTTCCTGCAGGAGTCCCGACGCGAAAAAGACAGTTCGATGTTGCATCTTTACTTGCGCCTGACGATGCTCCAGAAAAAAGAGCTCGACGAGATAGCAGTTGTGAGGAAGAAGTTGAAGAAGACATAGACGTAGTCGCCAGTGATCAAGAGGACGTGAGATCGGGGGAAGATGAGACCCGCGCCCCGTTAGCGCCGACGGCGCACTACCCGCTCCTCGGTGGTTGGTGGCCGGCGCTGGACCCCGCTTTACTCCAGCAATTACGACGACATACGTCATCAGCTGTGTCGCCAGCACCACCTAGTCCATCAGACCAACAACGGCCGCCTGATGTCAAACATGaaatggtttaaaatatttattcgtgATTTCTAGTGATTAAAGAGAATGTACAGTATGTGAATAGTGAACTATTTTTTAGGAACGTTAGCTCTATCTTACCGTGTTCTAGTGATTCTTGATTTATAtctacagattataaaaatacaaacttgTGTCTTAGATCCcatttctttgtaaatattatgttgtaataTACTGTAAAGTTAAGCCAGAAGACGCTACTTGCcacgtttaataaatattttagcacATTGCAATGAAGTTAAAATctagtgttattttaaatgaagtcTGAAAACGACCAAGCCTCTGTATATAGTAGTagctaatattttatctgtacatattacataatatgaagTTGTCTACTCGTTGTTGTTATAATAACGTAAAACCTATGTTGTTACTTAGTAGAACtacgatttaaaataagacaAGTCTATAAAAcctgaaataaatagtaaatataaaaggaataatttttttatttccatctAAGATATATCCTTAATAAtatgaacataaataattgattctaCTGCTTTTCTTACTAAAAGATCTACCATACTTGGACTTAACTAAAAGGACGAGGTAGGTTTGTCCTTAATAACCTGTCTATAACATAATtctttagatattttaaacagtGAAAATCCCTATAggtaaatcttttaaatatatattattactagcgtttgcccgcagcttcgcacgcgttaaattctgtagtttaatagatgttattcattaaaaaaactatccattaaaaaatcccatcaaaatccgttgtatagttttaaagatctaagcatacctATATAGGGACTGAGAAAGCGACTCTGtttcatactatgtagtgataatagTCAATTAAATAATCGAGCATTTGTTAATTCCTTTATCCAAGtgataacaataaattctaGTGCCATTTTTAATGACTATGATAATGGATACTAAGAAATTTCAATACGGTCAGTTAAaggaagaaataaagaaatggaaGCGAATTTTAATTGCACAAATAGAGAAAAAGGTACAAATACCAGTTCATTAACAATTcagcaataaaaaaacttactcTTGTCGAGTGTGAAACACCTTTTGCAtcattttagatataaataaaaagtttttacccAAGACGATAGTACCTATACtgtatagttaatattatctgtgcccAAGAAACGAAAGAGAAATACTGTccatatgtttaattatattttaatcaataggTGATTTGATAATCTTCATGcgaaaaattcaaacaatataCGCTATAGCTATAATGCTTTCTAAATCGCATACTAAAAGGTTTAGAGCGATTGTTTAAATTCCTTGTAAGTCTACCGATTATAATGTAACGATGTTTTAATACGTTCTCACGGAATACACGAACCGATTTACAAATGAATCATCgtttaaaactatgtaatcttatttgtttttcctGCAATTACTAATGACTTTTTGCATCTGCGTGTGAAATATTTAGGCAACGTTAAGATAGCTTAgtctttatatttgtttgagGGAGATAAATTGTTGGCAAAAACACTTTTGGCTTCGAGAATTGAGCAGGATTTTCAATAACTTGTATGGATATTTATTGATGttgtatataatgttttacatagataataaaaaatatatattctctGATACTTGATGCTAAAATGTTAATACATGTGTTAAAAtctgtatatacatataatatatttatacagataatatttgGAAAAGAATAGGATTTTCTAAGGAGCTCATCTACTTTTCTATTTCCCTTATGACGTAAAATCCTTGAGTACTCAAGTATGACATAGGTACGGAAcgtagatttatattattgagcGAAAAAACAGTTAACACGCGTTGTGCTCGCTCCCAAAGATTaatgttgaataatttaataaaaatctacctATAAGTACacagaaattatttatctaattcTAAGgccaaatttttatatatgcattTCTTGTCACTTAAATCGATGACACGGCCTTTGATGATACCATAAGGTATATggtatcatatatatatatctataatctaGGTAGATTATACTATAGACAGGTACTTACTGATCTAAATGCGatactatgtataattaataaattgtggtaaattaaataaggtaCTAGTTCACAATTATacaacactagctgcgccgcgcggtttcacccgggAGGAACCCACGGGTAATATGATGTAGGTATATAGCTCATGCCTTATCCTAATGtaaaagctatattattgtaaagattCATTAAACTCCGTTCTGTAgtttgaaagagcaacaaatatccatccatacaaacttatacaatttcgcgtttataatattaacaggaTTAAAGTTATGTTGTACCTACTTGAGTATTTTACATAGGATCGTAATAAAGcaacaacaaacaacaaatactgtgtttcttttcttttatatttgttgctcttataacaaatataagtGGGTATGTGGCGGGTTAAACATTTCACTAAGCAATGTTGCTGACTGacgattttttcaatttgataaGACTCGCATACTTTATTAGTTACATCGaagattacaataaaataataatttcgctgtttaattttacaaattacacTATTTTAGTTAGATAAAAGTTGCGAATAGaatttggtttttttaataatattggaatgtatttataaatggatTAAATTATAAGGTAGTACCggaattaattatgtaagtaggttttttgacattataaatttgtcgACTTGGCCTTGtgaaaaatgtgaaatataattagtatatttcactttttttaatattacaaatattttccttgattttacatattcaaataattgtcGTACCTATTGTAGTTCATGTTAATGTTACATCCTAACGGCCTATAGACAACAAAGGTAACCTCTATGCTTGCAGTGAAGAAAACATCAAGTATATGTATCCCTGAACATGTGCGTCAGACAAACGCAGTTCCAGAGAAATTTATTCCTTTAGGACCCCGCATAACATAGACTTGCATAGACTTGCTAAGCACCagtatatatactatgtagaTATTGAGATCATTAATTTACGATACAATAAATcgtcattattaataaataaactgatcATCATAATTATCATCACCATCTATCTTTTTATTCTATCTtttgtctatattttttataaaagtggtGCGTAAATGCAGAAACGAGCCCACAGatacacatatatacacacgcacataatttactttttttcttttctgcgtttcttaaattaaaattgtcacttatttttgtttgcacaataaaattatcaccTTTAGTTTTTAAGCTGTAAGCTTTATGTGTGCTGTTATTAAAATcagaaatttcaaatttagcCTACCTCCCACAGAAAAATTTCCTACTGAAATCGTAGTGTGAGAAGGtgaataaaaagcaataaatctCTTCACACCACACAATGGGTAGAAAAATATGGTTCAAAGATTTTATCTCTGGTAATCCCGGCTTTAGTCTCAAAGCATTTGAGTCAGGAAGTTGACGCACTCCTTCCTTCAACCTGTTTGTGGTTTACGGATTATCACTAGCACTATTGTTTCGTTGATTATGTGATAACATTCTCTGTTAACAAAAGAGCATAAATACGTTACAATTGAACATGTGAATTCTGAAAGGTTAGCGTTGTGAGCTCTTTAAATATGGGACTTATTCAATCGTTATGTAAAAGGTGACTGTTTAGTCCATCGTGTATTAGATTagttttcattacatttatttgaattttagcTTACATTGGATTAAATGTACTATTGAAAGACTTGTTTTAATAAGAACAacgatttctttttttataatttagctGAACATATAGTCGAAAGCTAACAATTAAAAGTCAATCTGTAGATATATAAAGAAGCTATAATATGATTAACGACTGATAACTAAAATgactgaaaaatatatatatatatatatattatctggtTCATTTTATGATCGTAAGGCCAATAAGtgttccaaattcaaaatattgtcaCTATACGAacctacatattattacaattgaatttagaaaccataataaaaaattaaaaaatggcgTCTCATTAATGTAATTC is a genomic window containing:
- the LOC119839777 gene encoding forkhead box protein L1; protein product: MFTLHIYKCHCAQYRRLKAGCVELQSRRSGASLNKNTYTRSGPPAIGWPGPPPPRLAPGPQREPARRQTRIRAQTLTANMCSGAEGGPWPLGKDAPAVTAAAIDHYRLQLYNYAVAERLRLYPPSVAPCYGPYGPRLALSMSLLQQRALQPEEPKPQHSYIGLIAMAILSSPDHKLVLSDIYQHILDNYPYFRSRGPGWRNSIRHNLSLNDCFVKAGRSANGKGHYWAIHPANIEDFRKGDFRRRKAQRKVRKHMGLAVDDDGEDSPSPPPQSPPPTALPLPFWGGGRVPAGVPTRKRQFDVASLLAPDDAPEKRARRDSSCEEEVEEDIDVVASDQEDVRSGEDETRAPLAPTAHYPLLGGWWPALDPALLQQLRRHTSSAVSPAPPSPSDQQRPPDVKHEMV